DNA sequence from the Halonatronomonas betaini genome:
CTAAACGTTCAGTTCCTGAGCCAAAGTCTTGCAATAGATCACTGGAACAGGCCGGGCATTTTTTAGGAACATGAACATGATAATCACAATAATGGCACTGAAGTTTATTAATACCTTTATGATAAGTTAAAGTTATATCACAACTCGGGCATTTAATAGCCTCACCACATTCCTGACATAAAATAAAAGAAGCATAACCTCTCCGGTTTAAAAAAAGCATAACCTGCTCATTATTAGCCAGTCTTTGCTTAATAGAATCAACAAGTTTATTACTCAATAAACCGTAATTACCGGCTTCAATTTCTCCACGCATATCAATCAAATCTATATCAGGCATGGCGCCATCTCCAGCCCTTTCTTTTAAAGTTAAATATTGATACTGTTCCTCCATTGCAAAATAATAACTTTCTAAAGAGGGAGTTGCCGAACCTAAAACTACTGGAATTCCATTTTCTCTAGCTCTTATAACAGCTGCTCCTCTAGCATGATAATAAGGATTAGTACCCTGTTTATAAGAGTTTTCATGTTCTTCATCTATTATAATTATACCAGGATTATTTAAAGGGGCAAAGATTGCCGATCTGGCGCCGATAACTATTTCAGCTTCACCATGATATATTCTTTGCCATTCATCATACCTTTCACCATCAGAAAGCCGGCTATGAAGCACAGCGACTTTATTTCCAAAATATGAATAAAAGAAATCAACCATATAGGGAGTTAAAGAAATCTCAGGGACTAACATTATTGCTCCCTGACCATTTTTAACAACTTTTTCTATCAATCTAAAATAAACAGCTGTCTTTCCACTTCCAGTTACACCATGAAGTAAAAATACACTATTTTGTCTATTATCAATAGATTGTGAAATATCTTGAAAAGCCTGAGCCTGTTCAGAATTAAGCTCAAAGTCAACCTTCTCATCTCTACCGGCAATCTTATATTCTGGTCTTCTTCTATTAATAACCTCTTCCCTTTCAATAAGACCCTTATCCTCCAATGAATAGAGAACATTTCTAGATGTAGAGGCTCTTTCAACTAATTCTGTAGCCTCTATAACTTCAAAATCAGAATCAACAAAAACCTTTAAAATTCTAGCTTGAGCCGGTGCTCTACCTTCGATTTCATCAATTTTATTTATTAATTCTCCATTCTGAAATAATGACTTATAACCAATTACCTTTTTATAAGCTCCCCCTGAACCATCAACTCCGGCAGGTAGAGCAGTCCTGATTAAACTTAAATAACTAGTAGAATAATAATCAGCAAGCAATCTTAAAGTTTCAAGCAACTCCTCTGTAAAAAGAGGCCTTGGATTAATTATTTTATCAATTCTTTTTACCTTATCTTCATCTATATCTATCTCTTTTGAAAAACCAACAATATATCCAGTTACTTTCTTTCTACCAAAGGGTACCCTTACAGACTGCCCTGGTTTATAATCAACAATCCCCTTTTCTTTTTCTGGTAGATAAGAGAAAGCTCCTCTATCACCAAGGTGAGGCACATCAACAATAATATCTATATAATTTTTGTTTATATCTATCAACTTTATCACCTCACCAGAAAAATTAAGTCACATAGAAAAACCGAAGAATCAAGCATTGTATTCTCCGGTTTAATCTCAATTATAATGAACTTTTTAATGCTTCAACCTTATCAGTCTTTTCCCAGGGTAGGTCAAGTTCTGGTCTACCAAAATGACCATAACAGGCAACCTGCTGGAAAATCGGCTCAGTTAAATTTAAATTCTTAATAATACTCCCTGGCCTTAAGTCAAAATGCTCTTTAACCAATTCAGTTAAACGTTCCTCAGATACTTTTCCAGTTCCAAAAGTATCAACCATGATAGATAATGGCTTAGCCACACCAATAGCATAGGATAGCTGAACCTCACATTTATCAGCAAGTCCTGCAGCCACAATATTTTTAGCAACATAACGTGCAGCATAGGTGGCAGACCTGTCAACTTTTGTGCCATCTTTCCCGGAAAAACAGCCTCCTCCATGTCTGGCAACTCCTCCGTATGTATCGACAATAATCTTTCTTCCAGTCAGGCCTGTATCGCCATGGGGGCCACCTATTACAAACCTGCCAGTTGGATTAATCAGATACTCTGTCTCTTCATCTAATAAATCTGCAGGAATCACTTCTTTTATAACATGTTTGATCAAATCTGTTTTTAAATCAGCCAGCTTCTTATCTGGATGATGCTGGGCAGAAACTACAACTTTATCAACTCTCTTTGGTTTATCATCTTCATATTCAACTGTAACCTGAGTTTTACCATCAGGTCGCAAGTAACCAAGCAATTTATTCTTTCTAACTTCAGCAAGCCTTTGAGCCAATTTATGGGATAAAGTTATCGGTAAAGGCATAAGTTCTGGCGTTTCATTGCAGGCATAACCAAACATTATACCCTGATCTCCAGCACCTAATTCTTCTTCACCGTTTTCTTCTCTTTCCCTGCTTTCTAAAGCAGTGTTAACTCCCTGAGCAATATCAGACGATTGTTCATCGATGGCAGTTAAAACAGCACAGGTTTCACCATCAAAACCATACTTAGCCCGATTATATCCAATATCAACAACTTTTTTTCTGGTAATATCAGTAATATCCACATAACAATCAGTAGTAATTTCTCCTGAAACCAAAACAAGTCCTGTAGTAACAAAGGTTTCACAGGCAACCCTGGCATCAGGATCGCATTTTAAAATTTCATCTAAAATAGCATCAGATATCTGATCAGCTACTTTATCAGGATGCCCTTCAGTAACAGATTCCGATGTAAAGAAATATTTATCAACCATAAAAATCTCCCTTCCAAATAAATATACAAATACTTAAAAATTATTCTAGCATAGAGGTAAATCTATGTCAATTAATTGCCACCTACTGACAGACTACCAATTAATAATGATGGTGAACCAATATGCCCTCTGCCTGGTGAGCCCATTTCTAAATCATTACCTATCCCAATAACATCTTTTAAGAGCTCAATAAAGTTACCAGAAATAGTTATCTGTTCAACAGGTTTAATAATCTCTCCATCTTCAAGCAAAAAGCCCTCTGCACTCAGGGAGAAATCTCCTGAAACCTGATTGGCACCGGCATGAAGCCCTGTAATATCAGTAACCAATAATATTCTTTCCTTCATCTTCTTGAGCTGATCATAACTTGTCTGACCAGGTTCAATATAAAGATTTGTTGGAGCAATTCCAACTGAGCTTTTATGGGAACTTCTAAAGGCATTACCAGTCGATTTAACACCTTCCCTGGCAGCTGCTTTTAAATTATATAAATAAGTTGTTAAAATTCCATTCTTTATAATCTCTTTTTTTCTGGTAGGGTAACCCTCAGAATCAAAAGGTGTTGATCTAAAACCCTCTTCCATAAAAGGATCATCAATCAGGGTTAAATCATCAACTGCAACTTTATCATCCAGTTTACCCTCAAATAAGGAGAGGCCTTTCTGGACATTCTCAGCAGATAAAGTTGAAGCAAAGGTCTGTAAAAGATCACCGGCAACATCCCGTCTCAATAAAACAGGATAATCGCCTGATTTAATTGAGCTAGCACCTAATAAAGAAACTGCCTCTTTAGCAACCTCTTCTGCCAATTCTACAGGATCAAACTCTGCAAATTTTCTTTTAACAACAACTTTACCACTTGATTTTTTATCAGTCTCATCAGCTGCCAGAACAGATAAATACATATAGGCAAGTTGACTGTTGTTGCTGAGCTCAAGCTCTGCAGTATTATCCATAACCTCTTCTAGCATCATATCGGAATACATACAATAATTAACTACTTCTATTCTATCATCATAATCATAAGCAGCCTGTTCTGCATTCTTTAAAAGCTCAATTTTATCATCAGGGTTAATTTCACCAAAATCATCGCTAATTATATTTAATTCCTGATATTCTGCTTTTTCAGTAAATATGACCCCTTCTTCTTTATCAACAATTTCAGCATTCTCTTTAGCTTTATTAACTAAAAAATCTATTTCTTCTTCTGAAATACTCTCTGTATAAGAAAAGCCCATTTTCCCCTGATAAATACCTCTAAAACCAATTCCATCATCATCATTAAGAGAATAATGATCAACCTCACCCTTAAAAACTCTGAGATCTATACTGGAATTTCTATTTCTATAAAGTTCAACCTCAGAAAACCCGGCAGCCTTAGCTTTTTCAAAAATTTTCTTTTTAAATTCCTTATATTCCATTTTATGACTGACCTCCTTCTCTTCCGCCAACTGTTAGTTCTGAAACCCTAATCATTGGCTGACCAACATTGGATGGAACAGCGCCACTAATCGAGCCACACATGCCCTGTTCATGGGCCAGATTATCTCCAACCATATCAATCTTTTTTAAAATATCTTCACCTTTACCAATCAGAGTTGCTCCTCTAACTGGCTCAGCAATTTTGCCATCTCTAATCAGATAACCTTCCTGAACATTAAAATTAAATTGTCCAGTAGAGGGGTCAACAGATCCGCCCCCCATTTTGCTGGCATAAAGGCCATAATCAACGCTATTTATAATATCATCTTTACTGCTCTCACCAGGGGCAATATAGGTATTGGTCATTCTGGAAGTAGGGGCATACTTATAACTCTCTCTCCGGCCAGAGCCAGTTGGTTCAGCACCCATTCTCCGTCCATTTAATCTATCAACTAAATAACCCTGGAGAATACCATCTTTTATTAAAACATTCTTCTGCATCGGGATACCCTCATCATCAAAGTTCTGTGAACCCCAGGCATTAGGAATAGTACCATCATCTATTGCTGTTACAACTTCACTGGCAATCTGGTCACCAACTCTATCAGCAAAAACAGATGTCTTTTTAGCAACTGAAGTTGCCTCCAGGCTATGCCCACAGGCCTCATGAAAAATAACTCCGCCAAAACCATTATCAATAACTACCGGCATCTTGCCTGCCGGAGCATAATCTGCCTTAATCATAGTAGCAGCTATTCTGGCAGCTTCTTCGGCATATTCTTCTATATCAATCGTATCATAAAACTCAAAACCCATATGAGCACCAGGAGCATAAAAACCGGTCTGCTTTTCTCCACCAATACTTGCTACAGCAGAGATTGCAAGCCTGGTCCTAACTCTCGCATCATTAACAAAGTCACCTTCAGAATTAATAAAGGTAATTTTCTGATTTTTATCAAAATAATTTATAATTGTCTGTTTAATAGAATCATCATAATTACTGGCGACCTGGTTAGCTTTATTCATTAAATCTAATTTTTCTGACTGACTAACCCTATCTGGTCTAATTTTAATAATATGATTATCCATCTCTCTAGCCGGCTCTAAATTGTCAGGTCTAAGAACCCTTTCAGATTTTAAAGCCTTAGCAGTATTTCTAGCCACCTTTAAAAGATTTTCCCGCTCAGTATTATTAGTATAGGCATAAATACCATTGAATTTATTGAAAATCCTTAAACCTAAACCGTAATCAGTCCCGCTTTTAGCTTCCTCAACATCTCCACCGATCATTTTAATACTATTAAGATATGATTTTTCAACAAATACCTCAGCATAATCCCCGCCTTCATTAAGGGCGGCATCTATAACTTCGAGCAAAATATTTTTATCTATCATTAATTTTTCCCCTTTCCACTACTCATAGATCTATAAAACAGATAAGCACCTGCTGCTATCAACACAATACTTATCAACCTGGCAACCTGGAAATTTCCTAAATAAAGACTATCCATCCTTAAATCCTCAATCACAAACCTTCCGATTGAGTATCCAATCAAATAAATTCCTAAAACCCGACCTGGTTTATAATATTTACTCTTGAATAGAACGATCATAATCACAAAAACTACTAAATTCCAGATAGATTCATATAAAAATGTCGGTTGGTGATAGACACCATTTATATACATTCCCTCCTGGATAAATTGAGGCAACCAGCTCAATGTCTCCTGGGATACAACCTGGCCATAGGCCTCCTGATTAATAAAATTACCCCAGCGACCAATACTCTGGCCTAAAATAAAAGCAGGGGCCAGAATATCTACAGTGATTAAAAAATCAAAATTCTTCTTTTTAGTAAAAAAATAAGTGAAAATAAGTCCGGCAATCATACCACCATGGATGGCCAATCCTCCACCTCTAACATTAAACATCTCAGCTGGATTGTCTTGATAATATGGTAGGTTAAATAAAATAAAATAAAGTCTGGTACCAACCAGACCAATTGGAAGACCTAGCAACAGAAAATCTATCCAATCTTCAAAATCATAACCTTTAGATTTTCCTAGCCAGGTAACAACACCTAAACCTAAAATTATTCCACTAACAATAAAAACTGCATACCACATAATTGGTACTGGGCCAATTTGAAAAGCTACTCTATCCATATTATTTCACCACTTTATAAAAAAGATTTTAATTCATCAAGAATTATATCAGCAATCTCTTTTTTATCCCTGATAGCAACCTGATATTCAAACTCCTCGTTTAAAATTAAGACCCTATTATTCCTGCTGGCAAACCCAACATTTTCATCAGCAATATTATTAGCAATTATTAAATCAAGACTCTTTTCTAAAAGTTTTCTTCTTGCATTAACTTTTAAAGCTTCAGATTCAGCAGCAAACCCGACTAATTTTTGACTTCCTTTAATCTTATTTAACTCATTAATAATATCCGGTGTCCTGGTCAGTTCAATCATCAAATTTTCATCATTCTCTGATTTCTTAAGCTTCTGTTCCGATATCTCAATCGGTCTATAATCTGAGACTGCCGCTGCCATGATGCCGGCATGAACCTCAGGAAAATATTCAACTGCTGCCTCTGCCATCTCCTGAGCAGATTTAACATCAATCAACTGAACCCCTTCAGGTGGATCAAGCTCAGTTGGTCCTGAGATAAGAACTATTTCAGCTCCTCTAGCCTTTGCTCTCTTAGCAATAGCATAACCCATCCTGCCAGTAGAACGGTTTGATAAAAACCGGACTGGATCTATTGTTTCTCGGGTAGGCCCTGCAGTAATCAGCAATTTTTTACCTGATAAATCTTTAGGTGTAAGCATATCTTTAACTGCGGCAACCAATACATCTGGTTCAGGTAATCTCCCGCCACCTTCATAGCCACAAGCCAGATAACCACTATCAGGTTCTAATACAATAAAACCTTTATCCTTTAAAATTTCAAGGTTTTTCTGAACCACAGGGTTATTGTACATATTGACATTCATAGCAGGGGCAATCATAACATCTGCCCTGGTTGCCATTAAAATTGTCGATAGTAGGTCATCACCGATACCACCGGCTAATTTTGCAATAAAATTTCCAGTAGCAGGACCAATCAAAAATAAATCTGCCCTATCTGCCAGAGAAATATGCTTAACATCTCTATTTGCAGGAGGTGTAAACATTTCAGATTCAACTGAATTATGGGTTAACGATTGAAAGGTTAAAGGACTGATAAATTCCTTTGCTGATTCAGTCATTATTACATCAACATTATAACCTTCTTTTGTCAGACTACTGGCTACATGAGCCATCTTGTATGCTGCAATCCCACCTGTAATCCCTAAAATAATATTAGGACGCATCTACCCACCTCCTTCTATCTATCTATTTTATACTATCTTCACTAATTTTTTTGTAATGTATTTTACCCAACTGAATTTCCTCTAAACTCTTTGTAACAGGCTTATTACCTTTATAATTATCAAGTAAATCCTTGCCACCCTGATTTAAATTTCTTGCCCTCTTAGCTGCCATAACAATTATAGTGAATGGACTATCAGCCTGACCTTTAAGATCTTCAAGTGATGGTCTAGCTATCATTATTATCTTGCCTCCCTTTCTTTTCTTTCTCAATTATTTCAATAATCCGCTCTGCAGCAGAATCAACTTTATCATTAACAACTTTGTAATCATAATCATCAGATTCAGTCATCTCAGACCTGGCATTTCTCAGCCTGATCTCCATATCGGCCTTACTTTCAGAATCACGTTTCTCTAATCTATTTTTTAATTCATCAAAAGATGGCGGTGTTAAAAAGATATAGACTGCATCTCCAAAACTTTTCCTAACCTGTCTGGCACCATTTATATCAATCTCTAAGATAATATCTCTGCCCTCATCTAAAGCTTCCTGAACAAATTTCTTAGGTGTACCATAAAAATTGCCATGAACGCATGCTGATTCAATAAACCCATCATTATCTTTATGCTTTTTAAATTCACTAGTTGAAACAAAATAATAATCTTCTCCGTTAACCTCACCAGGTCGTGGTTCTCTCGTTGTCATTGAAACTGAATATTCAACATCTTGATATTTATCAAAAACTCTGTCAAGCACAGTTCCTTTACCAACACCTGAGGGGCCAGAGAGAACAAATAAAATACCTTTAGACATAAGTACACCCCTTGCCATGCTAATAGTATTATTCTTCATCTTTTTTATTATCTTCCAATCTATGTGAAACAGTTTCAGGCTGAATAGCAGATAAAACGACATGATCACTATCAGTTATAATAACAGCCCTAGTCCTCCGACCATAGGTAGCATCAATCAACATACCCTTTTCTCTTGCTTCCTGAATTATTCTTTTGATTGGAGCAGATTCCGGGCTGACTACAGCAATAACCCTATTCCCTGCCACAATATTTCCAAATCCAATATTAATCAACTTAACCGACATCTCTCTACCTCCTAAGATTTATGTAAAATCGCTTTTTATCAATGATATCATAGTACCCTGAAATTTACAAGATTAATAAAAACTCTAGATTGACGAATCACCTTAATTAAACTATACTTAATTAAGAGGTGATAAATATGGCAATCGACGGAATAATGCTGGCTAATTGCCGGCACGATTTAAATGATAAATTAATTACTGGCCGAATAGATAAGATCTATCAGCCAGAAAAGACATTTTTAACTATTTTAATCCGAAATAATAACCAGAATTATAAATTACTTTCTGTAATAGATCCAAGACAATCAAGAGTCCATCTTACCGATTTAAGCTTTGATAACCCAAAAAAACCCCCTACTTTTACAATGGTTATGAGAAAACACCTAACCTATGGGGTAATCAAAAAGATAGAACAGCCTGGCTTTGAAAGAATCTTAAAAATAACTATAGAAAATAATAATAAAACTTTCTACCTCTACCTGGAAATTATGGGTAGATATAGTAATGTTATATTAACTGACCAGGAACATATAATCCTTGATGCCCAGAAAAGAATGGGACCAGATAAAAACTCAGCCAGAACTTTAATGCCAAAGGTCAAATACGAATTCCCGCCTCCCCAGGATAAAATTGATCCCCGGGAACTCAAGCAGGAAAACTGGGAAAAATTAATTAGCGAAGATATTGAAAAAAATCTACCCAGGGCTATCCTTAACAATATCCAGGGTTTCGGGCCTGATTCGACTAAAGAAATAGTCTATCGGGCTGGAATTGATTTAGAAAAAAATTATTCTGAATTGAATCAAAAAGAAAAAAATAAATTGCTGGATCAACTCTTCAGCTGGATAGATGCAATTGAAACCGGTGGTTTCCAACCGACAGTCGGTTTTGATAAAGAAGAAAAATTTAAAATCATTTATCAATCAGCTTTCCCATTAACTTATCTAAAAGCTTTAGAAGGGGTTGAATATAAAACCTTTGAAAACTCTGGTAAACTTTTTGATTTCTTCTATCAGGAACATATAATAAAAAGAGATCTGGCCAGGGAGAAAAAGAGATTACAGGATATTATCTCAAATTATCTGGATAAAAATAGCCGCCAGCAGAACAAGGTCAGAGGTAAATTAGAACAAAGTAAACATGCCGATAAATATAAACGAAGAGGAGAACTCCTTAAATCCCAGATCCACAAGATTGATAAAGGGGCCTCTGAAGTTAAGCTAATCGACTATTATAGTGAAGACCAGCCAGAAGTCAAAATTCCGCTGGATTCTGATAAATCCCCTGCTGAAAATGTCAGGCGACTATTTAAAAAATATAATAAACTAAAAAAGAGCCGCTCACACCTTGTCAAACAACTGGCCAAACTCCGGCATGAAGATAAATATCTTCAAAATGTAGAGTTAGAATTAAGTCAAGCAGAAACCGAAGAAGAACTCTCAGAGATTGCTGAAGAATTAAAGGAAGAAGGCTATATCAAAAAGAATAAACAAAAATCTAAAGATAATAATAAACTTCCTCCAAGAAAATATATCTCAGCAGATAATTATCAAATCTTAGTCGGTAGAAATAACCGACAGAATGATCACTTAACAAAAAAAGTGGCCAACCAGGACGATATCTGGGTCCATACTAGAAAAATTGCCGGTTCCCATGTAATCATCAAACGGGATACTGATAAACCAGTTCCAGAATCTACAATCTATGAAGCAGCACTCCTGGCAGCTTATTTCAGCAAAGCCAGAGAGTCAGAAAATGTTCCTGTTGATTATACTAAGGTAAAAAATGTCAACAAACCTAAAGGAGCTAAACCAGGTATTGTCTATTATGAAAATCACCAGTCAGTCTATGTTACCCCTAATGAAGAAGAATTAAAGCAGATACTTAAACGCACCGCCGAGCAGAGTAATTAAAATAGATAGATAGACAATTATATTACCATATTGCTGATAAACTGTCGGTTCCCTCCCTGGAGCCGGCAGTTCTATTTCTATTACAGAACTTTCCACTATCTCCTGATAACGACCATCTGGCAGGACATAGCCATCAATTGCCTTATTGCCTGCTTTAACAACTGGCATCCTGGTCTCAACAGCTCTCAATCTGGCAGATTGCCACATCTGAGTCTGAAGATTGCCATCACCAAACCAGGCTTCATTGGAAGGGTTTACGATAAATTGATGTTGACTCAATTCAGCATAATCTGCTGACCTATGCAAAATCTCAGAACAGGTTAAAACTCTAAAAGAAGCTTCAATACCCTCAACCTCAATCTCAAAATATTCTGGTTCCTGACCTCTGGTGATTGAACCCCAGTTTCTACCGGTAAAGAATTCTGCAACTCCAACCAGAGGAATAAATTCACCAGGAATCAAATCTATCTTATCATATCTACCTAGAATCTCATATTCATTATCCAGTAAAAACATACTATTATATGATTCAGTCGGTTCATCCCTGATAGCCTGGCTACCAAGTAAGAGATAGCCATTTAATTCAGTCAAATCCTGAAACATATTTCTATAATAGCCATTTCTAGGATAATCAAAGGTCAGTGCAGTCTCTGGCATAATAACCAGCTCGGCACCATTTGCATAGAGTTGATTGGCCTCTTCAGCAATTAACTCAGTAAATTCTTCAATATTCTGGCCCTGCCATTTCTCCTCCTGGGGAATTTCAGTCGCAATAATTCCAATATTAATTAGTTGACCGGTCTCAAACTGACTATTTTCTAGCCTATCCAGGGCCTGACCGCTAAAGTAACCTGAAGCCAGAAAAACAATTAGAATTAACAATAAATACCTTAATCTTCTAACAGTAAATAATTTATAAATCAATCCATTAATTAAAACTACAATAAAAGATAATAAGAATATTCCACCATATTCAGAAAGCTGCAAAAACCGATCAAAACCAGTCTGAGTCAAACCTAAATTACCAAAGGGGTAATACGGGAAAATAAAATTTATCAAATACTCAAAGGCTACCCAGCTTCCTGCCAGCAGCAGTAAAGAGGCTCTCTTTTTACTTCCTCTTTCAATGAATTTATAGCCAAGTGACCATAAACCCATATTCAAACCAGATAAAGTAAATAAAATCATCAAGAAAATAATTACAAGGGGAAATGGCAGTCCACTAAAATCATTTATAGGATGATATAACCAGTAGCTGGCCCCAACTGCCAGGGTAATACCCAGGACCCAGCCATAAACCAGCACCTGCTTATAATCACTTAATCTTTTCATAACAATAATAGTCGGCACCAGTCCAAACCAGGCAAGCCAGTAAAGCTCTGGATTTCCCAGTGGCAGAGTCAATAATATTCCACTTAAAATCACTAATAAGATCAATTTAATTACCCCCGTTTTTTAAAGCAGTTCGGCTTCCAAACCTTCTCTATTTTTAATATGAATTTTTCTACCTATATTTTCAATTAGATCATCATCCTTTAACTGACTTAGATTCCGGCTCACAGTCTCCCTGGTTAGCCCTAGATAATTGGCCAGTTGTTGCTGGCTCATCTCTTCTAAAGCAACATCATCTTCAGAGGACATTTCCAGAAGTGCTTGAATAATTTTGCTCTTTGAATCTAAAAGGGCCAGGCTCTCAATCCTGCTCTGGGAAAAATAAAGTTTATCAGCCATGGTTTTAAGCATACCCCAGCCAATCTCAGGATGCTGAAGAAAATACTCCTTAAAATCATCCCGCTTTAAAATACTTAACCTTGAATCTTCAAGACAGATAGTATTTGCCGGATATCTTTCATGGCCAAATAAAATAACCTCACCAAAAACTTCACCTGGCTCAATAAATTTAACAATATGCTCCTTACCATCAGGAGAGGTCCTGGTTATCTTTACCTTGCCTTCCCG
Encoded proteins:
- the remA gene encoding extracellular matrix/biofilm regulator RemA; translation: MSVKLINIGFGNIVAGNRVIAVVSPESAPIKRIIQEAREKGMLIDATYGRRTRAVIITDSDHVVLSAIQPETVSHRLEDNKKDEE
- a CDS encoding Rqc2 family fibronectin-binding protein gives rise to the protein MAIDGIMLANCRHDLNDKLITGRIDKIYQPEKTFLTILIRNNNQNYKLLSVIDPRQSRVHLTDLSFDNPKKPPTFTMVMRKHLTYGVIKKIEQPGFERILKITIENNNKTFYLYLEIMGRYSNVILTDQEHIILDAQKRMGPDKNSARTLMPKVKYEFPPPQDKIDPRELKQENWEKLISEDIEKNLPRAILNNIQGFGPDSTKEIVYRAGIDLEKNYSELNQKEKNKLLDQLFSWIDAIETGGFQPTVGFDKEEKFKIIYQSAFPLTYLKALEGVEYKTFENSGKLFDFFYQEHIIKRDLAREKKRLQDIISNYLDKNSRQQNKVRGKLEQSKHADKYKRRGELLKSQIHKIDKGASEVKLIDYYSEDQPEVKIPLDSDKSPAENVRRLFKKYNKLKKSRSHLVKQLAKLRHEDKYLQNVELELSQAETEEELSEIAEELKEEGYIKKNKQKSKDNNKLPPRKYISADNYQILVGRNNRQNDHLTKKVANQDDIWVHTRKIAGSHVIIKRDTDKPVPESTIYEAALLAAYFSKARESENVPVDYTKVKNVNKPKGAKPGIVYYENHQSVYVTPNEEELKQILKRTAEQSN
- the lnt gene encoding apolipoprotein N-acyltransferase, producing MILLVILSGILLTLPLGNPELYWLAWFGLVPTIIVMKRLSDYKQVLVYGWVLGITLAVGASYWLYHPINDFSGLPFPLVIIFLMILFTLSGLNMGLWSLGYKFIERGSKKRASLLLLAGSWVAFEYLINFIFPYYPFGNLGLTQTGFDRFLQLSEYGGIFLLSFIVVLINGLIYKLFTVRRLRYLLLILIVFLASGYFSGQALDRLENSQFETGQLINIGIIATEIPQEEKWQGQNIEEFTELIAEEANQLYANGAELVIMPETALTFDYPRNGYYRNMFQDLTELNGYLLLGSQAIRDEPTESYNSMFLLDNEYEILGRYDKIDLIPGEFIPLVGVAEFFTGRNWGSITRGQEPEYFEIEVEGIEASFRVLTCSEILHRSADYAELSQHQFIVNPSNEAWFGDGNLQTQMWQSARLRAVETRMPVVKAGNKAIDGYVLPDGRYQEIVESSVIEIELPAPGREPTVYQQYGNIIVYLSILITLLGGAFKYLL
- a CDS encoding Crp/Fnr family transcriptional regulator; amino-acid sequence: MTDFNFLKSFLIFSDLKKSQLEDIFELLSEKSFKKGETIFLAGDKGDSMFFLREGKVKITRTSPDGKEHIVKFIEPGEVFGEVILFGHERYPANTICLEDSRLSILKRDDFKEYFLQHPEIGWGMLKTMADKLYFSQSRIESLALLDSKSKIIQALLEMSSEDDVALEEMSQQQLANYLGLTRETVSRNLSQLKDDDLIENIGRKIHIKNREGLEAELL